From a single bacterium genomic region:
- the der gene encoding ribosome biogenesis GTPase Der produces MSFPVVAIVGRPNVGKSTIFNRMTKSGRAITAPEPGVTRDRHVGSVEFEGREFLVMDTGGWVPRSEELFDSAIREQVSYALEECDVVLYVGDAQTGVTDSDLEIAQMLKKSSRPVLVAVNKTDNFNIEAEVPQFYKLGLGEPNPISAVQGYGFGELLEKICDSLPERGDKSIERPRPLIAVIGRPNVGKSSLVNALLGEQRHMVTDIAGTTRDSIDSVVRYYKQPMTLIDTAGLRRKSKVKEALEFYTTVRTQKALKECDVAIVMIEAQEGLLSQDVKILQEAVTYGKAVILCLNKWDLVEKDERTAGLIEQEVNERLSSISFIEKLFISAKDMQRVHKVLEVALRVYEERQKRISTGELNRFLEQLMERQPPPAVKGRDLRLTYMTQAEAEPPTFILFSRWAKLIPENYQLFLERRIREQYGFQGVPIRLFFRGKKQ; encoded by the coding sequence GTGAGCTTTCCAGTTGTAGCAATTGTCGGCAGGCCGAATGTCGGAAAGTCGACCATCTTTAACAGAATGACTAAATCCGGCCGCGCCATTACCGCGCCGGAGCCCGGCGTGACGCGCGATCGTCACGTTGGATCGGTGGAGTTTGAAGGGCGGGAGTTTCTTGTCATGGACACCGGAGGTTGGGTGCCGCGTTCAGAGGAGCTTTTCGACAGCGCGATTCGAGAGCAGGTGTCATATGCGCTTGAGGAATGCGACGTTGTGCTCTATGTTGGCGATGCACAAACAGGGGTGACGGATTCCGACCTCGAAATTGCGCAGATGCTGAAAAAATCATCACGCCCGGTTCTGGTCGCTGTGAACAAGACGGACAACTTCAATATAGAAGCTGAAGTACCGCAATTTTACAAGCTCGGACTTGGCGAGCCGAACCCGATAAGCGCGGTTCAGGGCTATGGATTTGGTGAACTACTCGAAAAGATTTGTGACTCACTTCCCGAGCGTGGTGATAAGAGTATTGAACGGCCACGTCCTTTGATTGCGGTAATAGGCAGACCGAATGTCGGAAAATCTTCGCTTGTGAATGCACTTCTGGGCGAGCAGCGGCACATGGTGACTGACATAGCCGGAACCACTCGTGATTCCATTGACAGCGTTGTGAGATACTACAAGCAACCGATGACGCTGATTGACACGGCAGGTCTCCGCCGCAAGTCAAAAGTGAAAGAGGCACTCGAATTCTACACGACGGTGCGAACACAGAAAGCTCTTAAGGAGTGCGATGTCGCGATTGTCATGATTGAGGCGCAGGAAGGTCTTCTATCACAGGACGTGAAGATTTTGCAGGAAGCCGTAACCTATGGCAAAGCGGTGATTCTCTGTTTGAACAAGTGGGATCTTGTGGAGAAGGATGAACGGACGGCAGGTCTGATCGAGCAGGAAGTGAACGAGCGTCTTTCAAGCATTAGTTTTATCGAGAAGCTGTTCATTTCAGCAAAGGACATGCAAAGAGTGCATAAGGTGCTCGAGGTCGCACTGCGTGTTTACGAGGAGCGGCAGAAGCGCATCTCCACGGGTGAATTGAACAGATTCTTGGAACAACTGATGGAGCGTCAGCCGCCTCCTGCGGTCAAAGGCCGTGATTTAAGGTTAACGTACATGACGCAGGCGGAAGCGGAACCTCCGACGTTCATTCTCTTTTCTCGTTGGGCAAAATTGATTCCGGAGAATTACCAGCTGTTTCTTGAACGGCGAATACGGGAACAGTACGGCTTTCAAGGAGTGCCGATTCGTTTGTTTTTTAGGGGCAAGAAGCAATGA
- a CDS encoding T9SS type A sorting domain-containing protein, translating to MTRLILFAAFFSVHGVSATAQDTLRIMTYNILNFSGSSSDRLDELRMIVSSVRPDILVNQEVIDQAAVNNILNQVLHQLDTDWQAANFVNGPDTDNACFYMSSRVSLVSQRQISTSLRDFSEYVFSSQAMPDEDFLIYSGHLKASSGPDNEERRRAEAEVLRNELNELPAGSHFMFVGDFNLYSSFEPAYQLLLALGDNPNGRLLDPINRPGAWSNSVSFADIHTQSPRTQSFGGGSTGGMDDRFDFILASAAWMDTSGSYVIPSSYHAYGNDGLHFNDAINDGANQAVPDSVADALHNCADHLPVVADVVLRPTVTPVSPHLPVANSHMMINCYPNPFNSRISIEISPSTQFGELKFFDVLGRLVSGEEVAPTAGMQIRNYDFASLSSGVYFAVLLRGSESATAKIVLQK from the coding sequence GTGACTCGACTCATCCTTTTCGCAGCGTTTTTTTCAGTACACGGCGTTTCAGCGACCGCGCAGGACACTCTGCGCATTATGACGTACAACATTTTGAATTTTTCCGGATCGAGCTCCGATCGGCTTGACGAGTTGCGGATGATTGTCAGCAGCGTCAGGCCGGACATTCTGGTCAATCAGGAGGTCATTGATCAAGCGGCAGTGAACAATATCCTGAACCAGGTGCTTCATCAACTGGACACAGACTGGCAGGCGGCAAATTTCGTGAACGGCCCGGATACTGACAACGCATGCTTTTACATGTCATCCCGGGTTTCACTCGTGAGTCAACGTCAGATTTCGACATCGTTAAGGGACTTCAGCGAGTACGTTTTTTCGAGTCAAGCAATGCCTGACGAGGATTTTCTGATTTATTCCGGTCATTTGAAGGCGAGCTCTGGTCCGGACAATGAGGAGCGCAGGCGGGCCGAGGCAGAAGTCCTTCGAAACGAACTCAATGAATTGCCGGCTGGGTCGCACTTCATGTTTGTCGGAGACTTCAATTTGTACAGCTCTTTCGAACCTGCCTACCAATTACTTCTGGCACTGGGAGATAATCCCAACGGGCGGCTTCTGGATCCAATCAATCGCCCCGGCGCCTGGAGCAACAGCGTCTCGTTTGCGGACATCCACACTCAGTCACCCCGTACTCAATCATTTGGTGGCGGATCAACAGGCGGAATGGACGACCGGTTTGATTTCATTCTGGCTTCCGCGGCATGGATGGACACCAGCGGCTCATATGTGATTCCTTCAAGTTATCATGCATATGGAAACGATGGGCTTCATTTCAATGATGCCATCAATGACGGTGCAAATCAAGCCGTACCTGACAGCGTAGCGGACGCACTTCACAATTGCGCGGATCATTTGCCGGTTGTGGCGGATGTCGTCCTGCGGCCAACCGTAACGCCGGTTTCGCCACATCTGCCTGTAGCTAATTCGCACATGATGATCAACTGTTATCCAAATCCATTCAACTCCCGGATTAGCATTGAGATTAGCCCGTCGACACAGTTTGGGGAGCTAAAGTTCTTTGATGTCCTTGGAAGACTTGTAAGCGGGGAAGAAGTTGCGCCGACCGCGGGCATGCAGATTCGCAATTATGATTTTGCGAGTCTGTCGTCAGGAGTTTACTTCGCAGTTTTGCTTCGGGGATCTGAATCGGCAACTGCAAAAATCGTATTACAGAAATAG
- a CDS encoding T9SS type A sorting domain-containing protein, whose product MYRWIIIVFVGLVAAWTYLADKDRFPQDGEPGPFPSDWFMLQRTWPETHLNADRVRQGAEHAARMRRSTLDEDPFWVQRGPTNIGGRVTDIAGHPTNDSIYYVASASGGVFKTVDGGRNYTAITDDLPTQSIGALAINPTTPEIVYCGTGEANSAGFSYFGFGVYKSVNGGQTWQPKGLEESRYISRIAIHPQNPEQIWVAAMGELFAPGGQRGIFYSENGGDTWQQKLFVNDSAGASDVVLHPTNPDIVYAAMWQRVRTPEVRRVGGRWSGIYKTIDRGENWTRLSSGLPPIGENVGRIGLAISHSNPDVLYACYADDPGYFLGVFRSSDAGESWTRTNDSGLDNMYSNFGWYFGNIRVRPDNEDMVFVLGVTLHRSENGGASWNEIGEDVHVDHHALWFDPQQSFRFLLGNDGGFYRTLNNGNSFQDLNNFPAVQYYAGTYDASQPHRLYGGTQDNGTLRSMTGAIDEYERIYGGDGFYTLVDPNNNNYVYAEYQYGGLGRSTDGGEDFSWALNGIDDSERRNWSTPVVFDPANSNTLYYGAQRLYKSTNRAQSWMAISPDLTSGPGQGNLVFGTITTIGISPANSNVIYVGTDDANVWVTTDGGENWTLRNTGLPRRWITRVTPHPTDANEALVTISGYRNNEQQAHLYRTTNQGETWVEAGASLPDVPLNDVLYDPQAINVLYAASDFGIFWSQNYGDSWAALGRGLPPVPTLDMILDNSNRKLIAATYGRSFVTLPLDSLGINRRPIITSRVPEGDPVVVTQHVPVTFRIAAEDPDGDSLRYMWRYHGEILSILDSCILAFGTLGPDCVSVDVSDGFLHTQAHFEIDVVLSSLERSLLPDKISVKAYPNPFNSATRISFILHRTDHVKLDIYTIDGRQAEVLIDGIMQAGEHEISWSPRELSSGIYFARLKSKSSTESTKLHFIK is encoded by the coding sequence ATGTATCGTTGGATAATTATCGTATTTGTTGGGCTGGTTGCCGCTTGGACATATCTTGCGGACAAGGATAGATTTCCGCAGGACGGAGAGCCCGGTCCATTTCCGTCGGACTGGTTCATGCTTCAGCGGACCTGGCCGGAAACGCATTTGAATGCTGACAGGGTTCGGCAGGGCGCAGAACATGCGGCACGAATGCGCCGAAGCACTCTTGATGAAGATCCGTTTTGGGTTCAGCGCGGGCCGACGAATATCGGTGGACGAGTCACTGATATTGCAGGGCATCCGACAAATGACAGTATCTACTATGTGGCAAGCGCATCGGGCGGAGTATTTAAAACGGTAGATGGTGGGCGAAACTACACAGCCATCACGGATGACCTTCCAACGCAATCCATCGGCGCGCTGGCGATAAATCCGACGACTCCGGAGATTGTCTATTGCGGCACGGGTGAAGCGAATTCGGCGGGTTTCAGTTATTTCGGGTTTGGCGTGTACAAAAGTGTCAATGGCGGCCAGACGTGGCAGCCCAAGGGGCTGGAAGAGAGCAGGTACATATCCCGCATAGCGATACATCCGCAGAATCCGGAGCAGATATGGGTGGCGGCGATGGGAGAACTATTTGCGCCGGGCGGTCAGCGAGGCATATTCTACAGTGAGAACGGCGGGGATACATGGCAGCAGAAACTTTTTGTCAACGATTCGGCGGGCGCGAGCGATGTTGTTTTGCATCCGACAAATCCTGACATTGTCTATGCTGCGATGTGGCAGAGAGTGCGCACACCAGAAGTACGGCGCGTTGGAGGGCGGTGGTCAGGGATTTACAAAACCATTGATCGGGGCGAGAATTGGACGCGGCTGTCAAGCGGTCTTCCTCCGATCGGGGAGAATGTCGGTAGGATTGGTTTGGCAATATCGCACTCGAATCCCGACGTTTTATATGCGTGTTACGCGGATGACCCCGGTTATTTTCTTGGAGTATTCCGGTCTTCCGATGCCGGTGAATCATGGACACGAACAAATGATTCAGGCCTTGACAACATGTACTCGAATTTCGGCTGGTACTTCGGGAATATTCGAGTTCGGCCGGACAATGAAGACATGGTGTTCGTGCTTGGCGTCACGCTTCACCGATCAGAGAACGGCGGAGCGAGCTGGAACGAGATAGGTGAAGACGTTCATGTTGACCATCATGCGCTTTGGTTTGATCCGCAGCAATCGTTCCGGTTCCTACTCGGCAATGATGGCGGGTTCTACCGAACCCTGAATAACGGAAACAGCTTTCAGGACTTGAATAACTTTCCTGCGGTTCAGTATTATGCCGGCACGTATGACGCATCGCAACCGCATAGACTCTATGGCGGAACTCAGGATAACGGAACTCTTCGAAGCATGACCGGCGCGATTGACGAGTACGAACGAATATACGGCGGCGACGGGTTCTACACGCTTGTTGATCCGAACAATAACAACTATGTGTATGCCGAATATCAATACGGCGGCTTGGGGCGGAGCACGGATGGCGGCGAGGACTTTTCATGGGCGCTGAACGGAATTGATGATTCGGAGCGTCGGAATTGGTCAACACCCGTGGTATTTGATCCGGCAAATTCCAACACGCTGTACTACGGTGCACAACGGCTATACAAAAGTACAAACAGAGCACAAAGCTGGATGGCAATCAGCCCGGACTTGACCAGCGGGCCGGGACAAGGAAATCTCGTGTTTGGAACGATCACGACGATCGGAATTTCGCCGGCGAATTCGAATGTTATCTATGTCGGAACAGATGACGCCAATGTCTGGGTGACGACGGATGGGGGTGAGAATTGGACGTTGCGAAATACCGGTTTGCCTCGTCGATGGATAACTCGAGTGACTCCTCATCCAACGGATGCAAATGAAGCGTTGGTAACCATTTCGGGTTACCGAAATAATGAACAACAGGCTCACTTGTATCGCACGACGAACCAGGGAGAAACCTGGGTTGAAGCCGGTGCGAGCCTGCCGGACGTTCCGCTTAATGACGTCCTTTATGATCCGCAGGCAATCAACGTGCTATATGCCGCTTCCGACTTCGGAATATTCTGGAGTCAGAATTACGGAGATAGCTGGGCTGCATTGGGGCGCGGACTTCCTCCAGTGCCGACTCTGGACATGATTCTGGACAATTCGAATCGCAAGTTGATTGCGGCGACATATGGCCGATCATTTGTGACGCTTCCGCTTGATTCGCTTGGCATAAACCGCAGACCAATTATCACTTCGCGAGTTCCCGAAGGCGATCCCGTTGTCGTGACTCAGCATGTTCCGGTTACATTTCGCATTGCAGCAGAAGATCCGGACGGTGACTCGTTACGGTATATGTGGCGCTATCACGGCGAGATTCTGTCAATTTTGGACAGTTGTATACTGGCTTTCGGGACTTTGGGACCCGATTGCGTGTCAGTTGACGTCAGCGACGGGTTTCTGCACACTCAGGCCCACTTTGAGATTGACGTTGTGCTGAGTTCACTTGAACGATCTCTGCTTCCCGACAAGATTTCAGTGAAAGCGTATCCCAACCCGTTCAATAGCGCGACTCGGATTTCGTTCATATTGCATCGTACTGACCACGTAAAACTTGACATATACACTATAGACGGCCGTCAGGCAGAAGTACTCATTGACGGAATCATGCAGGCAGGCGAGCATGAAATTTCCTGGTCGCCTCGCGAGTTAAGTTCGGGAATATACTTTGCTCGATTGAAATCCAAATCCTCTACAGAATCAACAAAACTGCACTTCATCAAGTGA
- a CDS encoding SPASM domain-containing protein has translation MKPRGLSLKPDLLANLAALSSGHALSHVVKRPLVWGYPISIMIEPISRCNLRCPLCPIGARELKRDLGVMTLENFKLILDNVGRYVKVIALWNQGEPTINDQLPEMIAEATKRGIYTMVSTNGTLLHRRNLMTRLLDAGLSELVFSIDGLTPESYKIYRIGGELEVVVENMKEFRKLRDARGSKSPKLIMQWLPMKHNQHEIPYLRAKAKEWGADTVEIKTAQVYTDYQAAQYLPDMEELRRYERQGQRWETKRRYQSCKRLWFSTMIDWNGNVVPCCFDKDEQFLMGNALSQDFKTIWHGEKYNSFRTKLIRQGRIEEMCRNCTEGLKSYYIPLSKLEALAPPDIPPVPPENIPLKLDYSDLFDLPVKE, from the coding sequence TTGAAGCCCCGCGGCCTGTCCCTCAAACCCGACTTACTGGCTAATCTGGCCGCCCTCTCGAGCGGCCATGCGTTGTCGCACGTCGTCAAACGACCTCTCGTGTGGGGCTATCCCATCAGCATCATGATTGAGCCCATTAGCCGCTGCAATCTGCGTTGTCCATTGTGTCCAATCGGCGCCCGTGAACTGAAACGTGATCTCGGCGTGATGACACTTGAGAATTTCAAGCTCATTCTCGATAACGTCGGCAGATATGTAAAAGTCATCGCATTGTGGAATCAAGGCGAGCCCACCATTAACGATCAGTTGCCCGAGATGATCGCCGAAGCGACCAAGCGCGGTATTTACACGATGGTTTCGACAAATGGTACGCTGCTGCACCGCCGGAACCTCATGACGCGACTGCTGGACGCGGGTCTTTCCGAGCTAGTGTTCTCGATTGACGGGTTGACTCCGGAAAGCTACAAAATCTATCGCATCGGCGGCGAGCTTGAAGTCGTCGTCGAGAATATGAAAGAGTTTCGGAAACTGCGCGATGCGCGCGGAAGCAAGTCTCCCAAGTTGATTATGCAGTGGCTTCCCATGAAGCACAACCAGCACGAGATACCCTATCTGCGCGCCAAAGCCAAAGAATGGGGTGCGGACACCGTTGAAATCAAAACCGCGCAAGTGTACACGGATTATCAGGCCGCACAGTATCTGCCGGACATGGAAGAGCTGCGCCGCTACGAGCGACAAGGTCAGCGCTGGGAAACCAAGCGGCGCTATCAATCCTGCAAGCGACTTTGGTTCTCGACGATGATTGACTGGAACGGCAACGTCGTGCCCTGTTGCTTTGATAAAGACGAGCAATTCCTCATGGGAAATGCCTTGTCACAGGATTTCAAAACCATCTGGCACGGAGAAAAGTATAACTCGTTCCGCACGAAGTTGATTCGTCAAGGCCGCATCGAAGAGATGTGCCGCAACTGCACCGAAGGTTTAAAAAGCTACTACATCCCTCTGTCCAAGCTGGAGGCCCTTGCCCCGCCGGATATTCCGCCAGTACCACCTGAAAACATTCCCCTGAAGCTTGACTATTCGGACTTGTTCGATCTGCCAGTCAAAGAGTAA
- a CDS encoding DNA-3-methyladenine glycosylase, translated as MLTLPPEFFARPTLEVAPELVGCLMRYRSCLVRIVEVEAYANDEASHGFRRSARSAIMHDSFGHVYVYRSYGVHYCMNFTTDRQNSGAVLIRSAEALEGLGRMRRRRGQVADTALCRGPGNLTCALGVTLELNESMIGDKIEVYRGEATQIACTTRIGISKAKELPWRFFDPSSLCVSGSKALNASAHRIPAGNRFA; from the coding sequence GTGCTGACCCTCCCGCCCGAGTTTTTCGCCCGCCCGACCCTGGAAGTAGCCCCGGAGCTGGTTGGCTGCCTCATGCGCTACCGCTCCTGCCTCGTTCGAATCGTGGAGGTTGAGGCCTATGCGAATGACGAGGCATCGCACGGATTCCGCCGATCCGCCCGCTCGGCCATCATGCACGATAGCTTTGGGCATGTCTATGTCTATCGGAGTTACGGTGTGCACTATTGTATGAATTTCACGACGGACAGACAAAACTCAGGTGCGGTGTTGATTCGCTCGGCCGAAGCACTTGAAGGTCTCGGCCGGATGCGGAGGCGCCGAGGACAGGTTGCTGACACTGCGCTCTGCCGTGGGCCGGGAAACCTGACCTGTGCGCTGGGGGTCACCCTGGAACTGAACGAATCGATGATCGGTGACAAGATTGAGGTCTATCGCGGTGAAGCAACTCAGATAGCTTGCACGACTCGCATTGGGATATCAAAGGCCAAAGAGTTGCCGTGGAGATTTTTTGATCCGAGTAGTTTGTGCGTTAGCGGATCGAAAGCTTTGAACGCATCGGCACACCGGATTCCGGCAGGGAACCGCTTCGCTTAA
- a CDS encoding T9SS type A sorting domain-containing protein, with protein MKLVIALLLFAGIVCGNCPGGYALQFDGVNDYVRIADAFFDGQETNSFTVECWFQTANDNQQYGSFIWNKTAFWQEAYLSYCCDRSFSFLYAYQFAYNNAYVEHFPLQTGQWRHLAASMENSTLRLFLDGQMIASSATNGLMSWATDVGTNRIGGGIVSGNSYYFEGAVDEMRFSSVARYVADFSVPTEPFANDQFTEALYHFDEGTGNTLTDASGNNHHGTLIDDPQWICSDAQLPIHLLSFTATPSDNRVTLNWSTGSESNVSHFEIDRDGASLARVEATNQASGHAYTWLDDDVTNGRSYNYKLTSVDLDGSRVVHGTVEATPHEAALPMELTLLQNYPNPFNASTTIEYSLPEATNVSLKLFNLAGQEVAVLANGVHAAGRHVVSLNASDLASGIYFYRLESPMRSVQQKMVLLK; from the coding sequence ATGAAACTCGTGATTGCTTTGCTGCTATTTGCTGGAATTGTTTGTGGCAATTGCCCAGGCGGCTACGCTTTGCAGTTCGATGGAGTCAACGATTACGTTAGAATTGCAGACGCATTCTTTGATGGTCAGGAGACAAATTCTTTTACTGTTGAATGCTGGTTCCAAACGGCAAATGATAACCAACAGTATGGTTCATTCATTTGGAACAAGACAGCATTTTGGCAAGAGGCATACTTGTCATATTGCTGTGACAGAAGCTTTTCGTTCCTTTATGCTTATCAATTTGCCTACAACAACGCTTATGTCGAGCATTTTCCGCTGCAAACCGGTCAATGGCGCCATCTTGCTGCCAGCATGGAAAACAGCACTTTAAGACTGTTTCTCGATGGACAAATGATCGCGTCTTCAGCAACGAACGGTCTGATGAGTTGGGCAACGGATGTGGGCACAAATCGAATTGGAGGTGGAATTGTAAGCGGCAACTCTTATTACTTTGAGGGAGCCGTCGATGAAATGCGTTTCTCGTCTGTGGCAAGATATGTAGCAGATTTTTCCGTCCCGACCGAGCCTTTCGCTAATGATCAATTTACTGAGGCTCTTTATCATTTTGATGAAGGAACCGGGAACACGTTAACTGATGCATCGGGGAATAACCATCATGGCACTCTCATTGACGACCCGCAATGGATTTGTTCAGATGCGCAGCTTCCTATACACCTTCTTTCCTTCACCGCGACACCGAGTGACAATCGTGTTACATTGAATTGGAGCACGGGTTCTGAAAGCAATGTAAGTCACTTTGAAATTGATCGTGACGGTGCTTCGCTGGCGCGAGTTGAAGCTACGAACCAAGCAAGCGGACACGCTTACACTTGGCTGGATGATGATGTGACTAATGGGCGGAGCTATAACTATAAGCTCACGTCGGTTGACCTTGACGGTTCGCGTGTTGTGCATGGAACCGTTGAAGCCACGCCACATGAAGCCGCGTTGCCGATGGAGTTGACACTATTACAGAATTATCCGAATCCATTCAACGCTTCGACGACGATTGAGTATTCGTTGCCCGAGGCCACAAATGTTTCGCTCAAACTGTTTAATCTTGCCGGTCAGGAAGTTGCTGTGCTTGCGAACGGTGTCCACGCGGCTGGTCGGCATGTTGTCAGTTTGAATGCGAGTGACTTGGCGTCGGGAATTTATTTCTACCGTCTTGAGTCGCCGATGCGGTCGGTTCAACAGAAGATGGTTTTGTTGAAATAG
- the smpB gene encoding SsrA-binding protein SmpB gives MEAKEGMKIVAQNRKARHDYHIIQTYEAGIALLGTEVKSVREGHVNLRDAFARVQDGEVLLYSMGINPYKNRGYTEVDERRVRKLLLNRTEIRKIQRQVLEKSYTLVPLSLYFKGQFLKVELAVVQGKREYDKRDAKEEQRMKREIDREIKNRRNR, from the coding sequence ATGGAGGCTAAGGAAGGCATGAAGATCGTCGCCCAAAACCGCAAAGCGCGGCACGACTATCACATCATCCAAACCTACGAAGCCGGTATTGCCCTGCTCGGCACCGAAGTCAAGTCCGTCCGGGAAGGCCATGTCAACCTCCGCGACGCCTTTGCCCGGGTTCAGGATGGCGAAGTCCTCCTTTACTCGATGGGGATCAACCCCTACAAGAACCGCGGCTATACCGAGGTGGACGAACGACGGGTCCGCAAGCTTCTCCTGAACAGAACCGAGATCCGGAAGATTCAACGGCAGGTTCTGGAGAAAAGCTACACTCTTGTCCCGCTGTCCCTCTACTTCAAAGGCCAGTTCCTGAAAGTTGAACTCGCAGTCGTCCAAGGCAAACGCGAATACGATAAGCGCGATGCCAAAGAGGAACAGCGAATGAAGCGCGAGATTGACCGCGAAATCAAGAATCGTCGAAACCGCTAA
- a CDS encoding FAD:protein FMN transferase — MRFAALCLLIAAIMLSGCGAGGEKFPSETRTVFGLPVTVTVFISDAKPDEVQGAFDAVFNTLKWYEGAAYTSGKDNQLERIASGAGRESVPVDTAVYNLIMRGLQLNDMTGEAFDLRYGPLLDAWLATGKPSKPAQADLDSALALIKTGGMFVAGKSILLSKPEMRFDARGLVEAWAIDRAAERLVEKGLSAFEIRTPYAIRVVGMPQNSQFRTFNIADPVSGDSTWATLQIGQGGLAFLPAVGQGGRLVLDPRTGEEAKGAAIVAAKDCATAFGLAYALNVDGDLTKLTDKGKAELMGHIRISGSRPSYSIAAEGVLKDKLSTRN, encoded by the coding sequence ATGCGTTTTGCCGCATTGTGTTTACTCATCGCCGCAATCATGCTGTCCGGCTGCGGAGCTGGCGGCGAGAAATTCCCCAGTGAAACCCGGACCGTCTTCGGTCTGCCAGTTACCGTCACTGTGTTCATCTCCGATGCCAAACCCGACGAAGTGCAAGGAGCCTTTGACGCGGTCTTCAATACTCTGAAATGGTACGAAGGAGCTGCATACACTTCCGGAAAAGACAATCAGCTTGAACGCATCGCTTCCGGTGCCGGCCGCGAGTCAGTGCCCGTGGACACGGCCGTGTACAATCTTATCATGCGCGGATTGCAACTGAATGACATGACCGGCGAAGCGTTTGACCTGCGCTATGGACCGCTGCTCGATGCCTGGCTGGCAACCGGAAAGCCTTCCAAACCTGCACAAGCCGACTTGGACAGCGCGCTTGCGTTAATCAAAACCGGCGGTATGTTCGTGGCAGGCAAATCCATCCTGCTCTCGAAACCAGAAATGCGATTTGATGCCCGCGGACTGGTGGAAGCCTGGGCTATTGACCGAGCTGCGGAGCGACTGGTCGAAAAGGGATTGTCTGCATTCGAAATACGTACACCCTATGCCATCCGGGTAGTCGGCATGCCACAAAACTCACAGTTTCGCACGTTCAACATCGCGGATCCAGTTTCGGGCGACAGCACTTGGGCGACGCTCCAAATCGGACAAGGTGGACTTGCCTTCCTTCCGGCGGTCGGTCAAGGAGGCCGACTTGTCCTCGATCCTCGCACGGGCGAGGAGGCGAAAGGTGCTGCGATAGTCGCGGCGAAGGATTGCGCCACAGCGTTCGGATTGGCATACGCTTTGAATGTGGACGGCGACCTGACAAAGTTGACGGATAAGGGCAAAGCGGAACTCATGGGACATATCCGCATTAGTGGTTCCCGGCCAAGCTATTCTATAGCCGCCGAAGGCGTGCTCAAGGATAAACTCTCCACTCGCAACTAA
- a CDS encoding glycosyltransferase family 9 protein has translation MASEFADAARLIPGIDNIIEFDKRDGWRGILKLRRLFFRKYDLICDFQNSPRSAFLRTFTFPMMWTKAKRYRLRRWLLIRFKLNLYRASVPVPLRYLNSLAVLGAVDDQRGLGLRVPEAQKKDSTTNTIMLCPGSKHATKRWPIEHWSELARALQFAGFEIVVCGTQDEAELCRAVAPSARQLISAGLSEIAQEMQSAAAVVCNDSGLMHLATGVGARVIALFGPTVEQFGFFPFRGQSEVIQTDLNCRPCSAFGGSKCPLGHHNCMNHITPEAVKAATLEFSQRQ, from the coding sequence GTGGCCTCCGAATTTGCCGACGCTGCGCGGCTGATTCCAGGAATTGACAACATTATCGAGTTCGACAAACGAGACGGATGGCGCGGCATACTTAAGCTGCGCCGTTTGTTTTTTCGCAAGTATGATTTGATCTGCGACTTTCAAAACAGTCCGCGCAGCGCATTTCTGCGAACATTCACCTTCCCCATGATGTGGACAAAAGCCAAGCGGTACCGACTTCGACGATGGCTGCTGATTCGCTTCAAACTGAATCTTTACCGTGCATCCGTACCTGTGCCGCTGCGCTATCTGAATTCGCTTGCCGTGCTTGGCGCTGTCGACGATCAAAGAGGACTCGGTCTGCGTGTGCCGGAAGCCCAGAAGAAGGATTCCACGACGAATACGATCATGTTGTGCCCGGGCTCAAAGCACGCGACCAAGCGCTGGCCGATTGAGCACTGGTCTGAACTCGCACGCGCCCTGCAATTCGCAGGTTTCGAAATCGTTGTCTGTGGCACACAGGACGAAGCCGAGTTGTGCAGGGCTGTCGCTCCAAGTGCTCGTCAGTTGATTAGCGCAGGGCTGTCGGAAATAGCACAGGAAATGCAGTCAGCCGCGGCAGTCGTCTGTAATGACTCTGGCTTGATGCACCTCGCGACAGGGGTTGGGGCCCGTGTCATCGCGTTGTTTGGGCCAACCGTGGAGCAATTCGGATTCTTTCCTTTTCGAGGACAAAGTGAAGTGATTCAAACTGACTTGAATTGCCGGCCCTGCTCGGCTTTCGGAGGCAGCAAGTGTCCGTTGGGACATCACAACTGCATGAACCACATTACTCCCGAAGCGGTGAAGGCCGCAACCCTCGAATTCTCGCAAAGGCAATGA